A region of Saimiri boliviensis isolate mSaiBol1 chromosome 8, mSaiBol1.pri, whole genome shotgun sequence DNA encodes the following proteins:
- the CRBN gene encoding protein cereblon isoform X2 — MAGEGDQQDAAHNMGNHLPLLPAESEEEDEMEVEDQDSKEAKKPNIINFDTSLPTSHTYLGADMEEFHGRTLHDDDSCQVIPVLPQVMMILIPGQTLPLQLFHPQEVSMVRNLIQKDRTFAVLAYSNIQEREAQFGTTAEIYAYREEQDFGIEIVKVKAIGRQRFKVLELRTQSDGIQQAKVQILPECVLPSTMSAVQLESLNKCQIFPSKPVSWEDQCSYKWWQKYQKRKFHCANLTSWPRWLYSLYDAETLMDRIKKQLREWDENLKDDSLPSNPIDFSYRVAACLPIDDVLRIQLLKIGSAIQRLRCELDIMNKCTSLCCKQCQETEITTKNEIFSLSLCGPMAAYVNPHGYVHETLTVYKACNLNLIGRPSTEHSWFPGYAWTVAQCKICASHIGWKFTATKKDMSPQKFWGLTRSALLPTIPDTEDEISPDKVILCL; from the exons ATGGCCGGCGAGGGAGACCAGCAGGACGCTGCGCACAACATGGGCAACCACCTGCCGCTCCTGCCTG CAGAGAGTGAGGAAGAAGATGAAATGGAAGTTGAAGACCAGGATAGTAAAGAAGccaaaaaaccaaacatcataaaTTTTGACACCAGTCTGCCGACATCACATACG TACCTGGGCGCTGATATGGAAGAATTTCATGGCAGGACTTTGCACGATGATGACAGCTGTCAGGTGATTCCAGTTCTGCCACAGGTGATGATGATCCTGATTCCTGGACAGACATTACCTCTTCAACTTTTTCACCCTCAAGAAGTCAGTATGGTGCGGAATTTAATTCAGAAAGATAGAACCTTTGCTGTTCTTGCATACAG CAATATACAGGAAAGGGAAGCACAATTCGGAACAACAGCAGAGATATATGCCTATCGAGAAGAACAGGATTTTGGAATTGAGATAGTGAAAGTGAAAGCAATTGGAAGACAAAGGTTCAAAGTCCTTGAGCTAAGAACACAGTCAGATGG AATCCAGCAAGCTAAAGTGCAGATTCTTCCCGAATGTGTGCTGCCTTCCACCATGTCTGCAGTCCAGTTAGAATCCCTCAATAAATGCCAGATATTTCCTTCAAAACCTGTCTCATGGGAAGACCAGTGTTCATATAAATGGTGGCAGAAATACCAGAAG agaaagTTTCATTGTGCAAATCTGACTTCATGGCCTCGCTGGCTATATTCCTTATATGATGCT GAAACCTTAATGGACAGAATCAAGAAACAGCTACGTGAATGGGATGAAAATCTAAAAGATGATTCTCTTCCTTCAAATCCAATAG ATTTTTCTTACAGAGTAGCTGCTTGTCTTCCTATTGATGATGTATTGAGAATTCAGCTCCTTAAAATTGGCAGTGCTATCCAGCGACTTCGCTGTGAATTAGACATTATGAATAAA TGTACTTCCCTTTGCTGTAAACAAtgtcaagaaacagaaataacaaccaaaaatgaaatattcag TTTATCCTTATGTGGGCCGATGGCAGCTTATGTAAATCCTCATGGCTACGTGCATGAGACACTTACTGTGTATAAGGCTTGCAACTTGAATCTGATAGGCCGGCCTTCTACAGAACACAGCTGGTTTCCTGG GTATGCCTGGACTGTTGCCCAGTGTAAGATCTGTGCAAGCCATATTGGATGGAAGTTTACAGCCACCAAAAAAGACATGTCACCTCAGAAATTTTGGGGCTTAACACGATCTGCGCTGTTGCCTACAATCCCAGACACAGAAGATGAAATAAGTCCAGACAAAGTAATACTTTGcttgtaa
- the CRBN gene encoding protein cereblon isoform X1 — MAGEGDQQDAAHNMGNHLPLLPDRLFECQRSCGRAFYAESEEEDEMEVEDQDSKEAKKPNIINFDTSLPTSHTYLGADMEEFHGRTLHDDDSCQVIPVLPQVMMILIPGQTLPLQLFHPQEVSMVRNLIQKDRTFAVLAYSNIQEREAQFGTTAEIYAYREEQDFGIEIVKVKAIGRQRFKVLELRTQSDGIQQAKVQILPECVLPSTMSAVQLESLNKCQIFPSKPVSWEDQCSYKWWQKYQKRKFHCANLTSWPRWLYSLYDAETLMDRIKKQLREWDENLKDDSLPSNPIDFSYRVAACLPIDDVLRIQLLKIGSAIQRLRCELDIMNKCTSLCCKQCQETEITTKNEIFSLSLCGPMAAYVNPHGYVHETLTVYKACNLNLIGRPSTEHSWFPGYAWTVAQCKICASHIGWKFTATKKDMSPQKFWGLTRSALLPTIPDTEDEISPDKVILCL, encoded by the exons ATGGCCGGCGAGGGAGACCAGCAGGACGCTGCGCACAACATGGGCAACCACCTGCCGCTCCTGCCTG ACAGGTTGTTCGAGTGTCAGAGGAGTTGTGGAAGAGCCTTTTACG CAGAGAGTGAGGAAGAAGATGAAATGGAAGTTGAAGACCAGGATAGTAAAGAAGccaaaaaaccaaacatcataaaTTTTGACACCAGTCTGCCGACATCACATACG TACCTGGGCGCTGATATGGAAGAATTTCATGGCAGGACTTTGCACGATGATGACAGCTGTCAGGTGATTCCAGTTCTGCCACAGGTGATGATGATCCTGATTCCTGGACAGACATTACCTCTTCAACTTTTTCACCCTCAAGAAGTCAGTATGGTGCGGAATTTAATTCAGAAAGATAGAACCTTTGCTGTTCTTGCATACAG CAATATACAGGAAAGGGAAGCACAATTCGGAACAACAGCAGAGATATATGCCTATCGAGAAGAACAGGATTTTGGAATTGAGATAGTGAAAGTGAAAGCAATTGGAAGACAAAGGTTCAAAGTCCTTGAGCTAAGAACACAGTCAGATGG AATCCAGCAAGCTAAAGTGCAGATTCTTCCCGAATGTGTGCTGCCTTCCACCATGTCTGCAGTCCAGTTAGAATCCCTCAATAAATGCCAGATATTTCCTTCAAAACCTGTCTCATGGGAAGACCAGTGTTCATATAAATGGTGGCAGAAATACCAGAAG agaaagTTTCATTGTGCAAATCTGACTTCATGGCCTCGCTGGCTATATTCCTTATATGATGCT GAAACCTTAATGGACAGAATCAAGAAACAGCTACGTGAATGGGATGAAAATCTAAAAGATGATTCTCTTCCTTCAAATCCAATAG ATTTTTCTTACAGAGTAGCTGCTTGTCTTCCTATTGATGATGTATTGAGAATTCAGCTCCTTAAAATTGGCAGTGCTATCCAGCGACTTCGCTGTGAATTAGACATTATGAATAAA TGTACTTCCCTTTGCTGTAAACAAtgtcaagaaacagaaataacaaccaaaaatgaaatattcag TTTATCCTTATGTGGGCCGATGGCAGCTTATGTAAATCCTCATGGCTACGTGCATGAGACACTTACTGTGTATAAGGCTTGCAACTTGAATCTGATAGGCCGGCCTTCTACAGAACACAGCTGGTTTCCTGG GTATGCCTGGACTGTTGCCCAGTGTAAGATCTGTGCAAGCCATATTGGATGGAAGTTTACAGCCACCAAAAAAGACATGTCACCTCAGAAATTTTGGGGCTTAACACGATCTGCGCTGTTGCCTACAATCCCAGACACAGAAGATGAAATAAGTCCAGACAAAGTAATACTTTGcttgtaa
- the CRBN gene encoding protein cereblon isoform X4 yields MEVEDQDSKEAKKPNIINFDTSLPTSHTYLGADMEEFHGRTLHDDDSCQVIPVLPQVMMILIPGQTLPLQLFHPQEVSMVRNLIQKDRTFAVLAYSNIQEREAQFGTTAEIYAYREEQDFGIEIVKVKAIGRQRFKVLELRTQSDGIQQAKVQILPECVLPSTMSAVQLESLNKCQIFPSKPVSWEDQCSYKWWQKYQKRKFHCANLTSWPRWLYSLYDAETLMDRIKKQLREWDENLKDDSLPSNPIDFSYRVAACLPIDDVLRIQLLKIGSAIQRLRCELDIMNKCTSLCCKQCQETEITTKNEIFSLSLCGPMAAYVNPHGYVHETLTVYKACNLNLIGRPSTEHSWFPGYAWTVAQCKICASHIGWKFTATKKDMSPQKFWGLTRSALLPTIPDTEDEISPDKVILCL; encoded by the exons ATGGAAGTTGAAGACCAGGATAGTAAAGAAGccaaaaaaccaaacatcataaaTTTTGACACCAGTCTGCCGACATCACATACG TACCTGGGCGCTGATATGGAAGAATTTCATGGCAGGACTTTGCACGATGATGACAGCTGTCAGGTGATTCCAGTTCTGCCACAGGTGATGATGATCCTGATTCCTGGACAGACATTACCTCTTCAACTTTTTCACCCTCAAGAAGTCAGTATGGTGCGGAATTTAATTCAGAAAGATAGAACCTTTGCTGTTCTTGCATACAG CAATATACAGGAAAGGGAAGCACAATTCGGAACAACAGCAGAGATATATGCCTATCGAGAAGAACAGGATTTTGGAATTGAGATAGTGAAAGTGAAAGCAATTGGAAGACAAAGGTTCAAAGTCCTTGAGCTAAGAACACAGTCAGATGG AATCCAGCAAGCTAAAGTGCAGATTCTTCCCGAATGTGTGCTGCCTTCCACCATGTCTGCAGTCCAGTTAGAATCCCTCAATAAATGCCAGATATTTCCTTCAAAACCTGTCTCATGGGAAGACCAGTGTTCATATAAATGGTGGCAGAAATACCAGAAG agaaagTTTCATTGTGCAAATCTGACTTCATGGCCTCGCTGGCTATATTCCTTATATGATGCT GAAACCTTAATGGACAGAATCAAGAAACAGCTACGTGAATGGGATGAAAATCTAAAAGATGATTCTCTTCCTTCAAATCCAATAG ATTTTTCTTACAGAGTAGCTGCTTGTCTTCCTATTGATGATGTATTGAGAATTCAGCTCCTTAAAATTGGCAGTGCTATCCAGCGACTTCGCTGTGAATTAGACATTATGAATAAA TGTACTTCCCTTTGCTGTAAACAAtgtcaagaaacagaaataacaaccaaaaatgaaatattcag TTTATCCTTATGTGGGCCGATGGCAGCTTATGTAAATCCTCATGGCTACGTGCATGAGACACTTACTGTGTATAAGGCTTGCAACTTGAATCTGATAGGCCGGCCTTCTACAGAACACAGCTGGTTTCCTGG GTATGCCTGGACTGTTGCCCAGTGTAAGATCTGTGCAAGCCATATTGGATGGAAGTTTACAGCCACCAAAAAAGACATGTCACCTCAGAAATTTTGGGGCTTAACACGATCTGCGCTGTTGCCTACAATCCCAGACACAGAAGATGAAATAAGTCCAGACAAAGTAATACTTTGcttgtaa
- the CRBN gene encoding protein cereblon isoform X3 — protein MAGEGDQQDAAHNMGNHLPLLPESEEEDEMEVEDQDSKEAKKPNIINFDTSLPTSHTYLGADMEEFHGRTLHDDDSCQVIPVLPQVMMILIPGQTLPLQLFHPQEVSMVRNLIQKDRTFAVLAYSNIQEREAQFGTTAEIYAYREEQDFGIEIVKVKAIGRQRFKVLELRTQSDGIQQAKVQILPECVLPSTMSAVQLESLNKCQIFPSKPVSWEDQCSYKWWQKYQKRKFHCANLTSWPRWLYSLYDAETLMDRIKKQLREWDENLKDDSLPSNPIDFSYRVAACLPIDDVLRIQLLKIGSAIQRLRCELDIMNKCTSLCCKQCQETEITTKNEIFSLSLCGPMAAYVNPHGYVHETLTVYKACNLNLIGRPSTEHSWFPGYAWTVAQCKICASHIGWKFTATKKDMSPQKFWGLTRSALLPTIPDTEDEISPDKVILCL, from the exons ATGGCCGGCGAGGGAGACCAGCAGGACGCTGCGCACAACATGGGCAACCACCTGCCGCTCCTGCCTG AGAGTGAGGAAGAAGATGAAATGGAAGTTGAAGACCAGGATAGTAAAGAAGccaaaaaaccaaacatcataaaTTTTGACACCAGTCTGCCGACATCACATACG TACCTGGGCGCTGATATGGAAGAATTTCATGGCAGGACTTTGCACGATGATGACAGCTGTCAGGTGATTCCAGTTCTGCCACAGGTGATGATGATCCTGATTCCTGGACAGACATTACCTCTTCAACTTTTTCACCCTCAAGAAGTCAGTATGGTGCGGAATTTAATTCAGAAAGATAGAACCTTTGCTGTTCTTGCATACAG CAATATACAGGAAAGGGAAGCACAATTCGGAACAACAGCAGAGATATATGCCTATCGAGAAGAACAGGATTTTGGAATTGAGATAGTGAAAGTGAAAGCAATTGGAAGACAAAGGTTCAAAGTCCTTGAGCTAAGAACACAGTCAGATGG AATCCAGCAAGCTAAAGTGCAGATTCTTCCCGAATGTGTGCTGCCTTCCACCATGTCTGCAGTCCAGTTAGAATCCCTCAATAAATGCCAGATATTTCCTTCAAAACCTGTCTCATGGGAAGACCAGTGTTCATATAAATGGTGGCAGAAATACCAGAAG agaaagTTTCATTGTGCAAATCTGACTTCATGGCCTCGCTGGCTATATTCCTTATATGATGCT GAAACCTTAATGGACAGAATCAAGAAACAGCTACGTGAATGGGATGAAAATCTAAAAGATGATTCTCTTCCTTCAAATCCAATAG ATTTTTCTTACAGAGTAGCTGCTTGTCTTCCTATTGATGATGTATTGAGAATTCAGCTCCTTAAAATTGGCAGTGCTATCCAGCGACTTCGCTGTGAATTAGACATTATGAATAAA TGTACTTCCCTTTGCTGTAAACAAtgtcaagaaacagaaataacaaccaaaaatgaaatattcag TTTATCCTTATGTGGGCCGATGGCAGCTTATGTAAATCCTCATGGCTACGTGCATGAGACACTTACTGTGTATAAGGCTTGCAACTTGAATCTGATAGGCCGGCCTTCTACAGAACACAGCTGGTTTCCTGG GTATGCCTGGACTGTTGCCCAGTGTAAGATCTGTGCAAGCCATATTGGATGGAAGTTTACAGCCACCAAAAAAGACATGTCACCTCAGAAATTTTGGGGCTTAACACGATCTGCGCTGTTGCCTACAATCCCAGACACAGAAGATGAAATAAGTCCAGACAAAGTAATACTTTGcttgtaa